The Bacteroides sp. region CTTGCACGTCCGGGCGCTGCCCAGAACGAAGATCTGGCAAGGTCTGTATTGTTTGAATTGGTTTCTGCCAGGGATGAAGGCTATGTGCTTTCAACCAATTCAGGACAGGCACTTATCGACGAGATTCTCCTCCAGAGGAGGATTGAACTATTCTTTGAAGGCTTCAGGTGGTTCGATATGTTAAGGAATGATGAGGTGCTTGACTTAGCCGGATCGGGCGCTGATCCTAATCTTTACTTAGATGGTATGTATCAGGATAAGCCCAGCGTGAATCCGAAATGGGTATTCCTGATCCCTCAAAGTGAGCTTAATGCGAACCCGAATATTGTACAAAACCAATATTAAGATTTTACCATGAGGGCAGGGGAATCCCTCTGCTTCATGCCATGATTTGAAGAGGCCGTCTCAAATGCCTGAGACGGCCTTTTTGTTTTTTCATACAATTTTTATTTTATGAAAACATTTAATAATAATGATTTACATAAAACAGAACAAAAAAGTAAAAAAAAAATTCGGATAGGTATGTATAAATAAATGAATGAGAATGCATTAAAAAATAGAAATTAACATTAAGCAATTGTATAAAATCGATCTATACTAATAATTTTTTAGAAATCCAAAAAAATTAACAAACAATAACATTTTTTAATAAATTAGTGCTCCCTTTTTGGGGCTTATTGCCCGAGGGGTAAGAACCAACTCAATCAATTAAAAACTAAAACAAAACAAACATGAAGCGAATTCTGATTCTAACCGGACTTTTGCTATTTATGGGCGCCAGCCTGTATGGGCAAACGATTCGCGTTACAGGTAGGGTTTCTGATGCTTCGGATGGCAGCACCCTTCCGGGTGTTTCCGTAGTGGTAAAAGGAACCACGCAGGGTACTGTAACCGACATTAACGGTCAGTACGAGGTCCAGGTATCGCCTGAGGCGGTGCTGGTGTTCTCCTTTATTGGGATGCGTACGGTTGAAATACCGGTAGGAGGGCGCAACCTGATCAATGTAGCCCTGGAGCCGGATGTCATTTCCGTTGAGGAATTTGTAGTGGTGGGGTATGGCGTCCAGCGCAAGCGCGAAGTCACCGGTTCCATTGCCCAGGTAAAGGGCGAGGATATGGCCAACCTGGCTGCTCCCAGCTTTGATGCCCAGCTTGCAGGCCGTGCTGCCGGGGTGCAAATCACCCAAACCACAGGTATCCTTGGACAAGCCCCCAGGATTCGTATCCGCGGGATTGCATCCATTACTTCGGGGACTTATCCACTGATTGTTGTGGATGGTCAGCCCATTATTACCGGAGACATTGGAGGCTATGCCAATACCAATGCTTTGGCTGACATTAACCCTTCTGACATTGAGTCCATCGAAATTCTGAAAGACGGTTCAGCTACGGCCATTTATGGATCAAGGGCTGCCGCCGGTGTTATGCTTATTACCACCAAGCGGGGGCAAGCTGGAAAGTTTCAGATGAGTTACAACAACTACTTTGGCGTAGCTCAGCCCATTCAGTTATTTGACCTCACCAGTGAGGAAGAATGGTTGCCCCTGATGGCTGAAATGTTTGGCAATGCGGGCCTTAGCAACCCAGCCGTTGCTGCCGGACTGAATACGGACTGGCAGACGGAGGTTTTGCGCACCAATGCCTTCCAGCAAGACCACAACTTGTCGTTGTCAGGAGCTACTCCCCAAACCTCTTATTATTTTTCCATGGGATATACCGACCAGGAAGGGATTACCCGTCCCAACGCCATGGATCGTATCACTTTAAGAGCCAATGTGGATCAGAAAGTCAGGACATGGCTGAACGTCGGTATTAATGCCAATCTGGCCCGTTCCAATTATTTAGGACTGAATACGGGTGAGAACTCATTGTCGGGTAATATTTTTTCGGCCATTCGCCAGTTGCCCAATACACCGGTGCTTAATCCCGATCATCCAACAGGATATAACATCGATTTTGGCAACCCGCAACTGGTTGGTCGCTGGAATAATACTGCCACCATTGACGACAACCTTCCCAACATTATGTACGTCATTGACCAAAACAAAAACGATT contains the following coding sequences:
- a CDS encoding RagB/SusD family nutrient uptake outer membrane protein, coding for GRYASQEEFNAAVAEYRAIVNNSSSHNMVPYMHIKMVQSNGPTIDPMDVIHMRASEMYLIEAEALARPGAAQNEDLARSVLFELVSARDEGYVLSTNSGQALIDEILLQRRIELFFEGFRWFDMLRNDEVLDLAGSGADPNLYLDGMYQDKPSVNPKWVFLIPQSELNANPNIVQNQY